From the Sebastes umbrosus isolate fSebUmb1 chromosome 2, fSebUmb1.pri, whole genome shotgun sequence genome, one window contains:
- the LOC119478500 gene encoding serine/arginine repetitive matrix protein 2-like, which produces MEQVPKRVRVQSRLQTRNKDSEDNSEMASSSPPDVAECLLNAPINAAKSLLKAPFNVAKGLLYPPRKRRRGKSRNASRERRKASRSQSPRRRKTHRTDHRNRRSTLTEQRSARNASKERRRSSRSQSARCRKTHRTDHRNRKSTMTSPEPLTEQRSAEQRPAEMAGLQPTTQDQAPKVNRRKSSLKTRPEDLTEQRPAEMADLQPTTQGQAQTVHRKKSSLKIRPEDRTYKNLLEAPAAEDQTSSWSTIGTGILRNVGWCAGIAVMLLVAHKYILNA; this is translated from the exons ATGGAGCAAGTTCCCAAACGCGTCAGAGTTCAGAGCAGATTGCAGACACGCAACAAAGACAGCGAAGACAACTCAGAGATGGCATCATCGAGTCCCCCCGACGTGGCAGAGTGTTTACTGAATGCTCCCATCAATGCGGCAAAGAGTTTACTGAAGGCTCCCTTCAATGTGGCAAAGGGGTTACTGTATCCTCCCCGGAAGAGACGTCGAGGGAAATCACGTAACGCGAGCAGAGAACGCCGAAAGGCCTCTCGTTCGCAGTCACCTCGCCGCAGGAAAACGCACCGGACAGACCACAGAAACAGGAGATCTACCCTGACAGAGCAACGATCTGCACGTAACGCGAGCAAAGAACGCCGAAGGTCCTCTCGTTCGCAGTCAGCTCGCTGCAGGAAAACGCACCGGACAGACCACAGAAACAGGAAATCTACCATGACCTCGCCTGAACCTCTGACAGAGCAACGATCTGCAG AGCAACGACCTGCAGAGATGGCAGGTCTGCAGCCAACCACTCAGGATCAAGCTCCGAAGGTCAACCGCAGAAAGAGCTCGTTGAAGACTAGACCTGAGGATCTGACAGAGCAACGACCTGCAGAGATGGCAGATCTGCAGCCAACCACTCAGGGTCAAGCTCAAACGGTCCACCGCAAAAAGAGCTCGTTGAAGATTAGACCTGAGGATAGGACATATAAGAACCTCTTAGAGGCTCCAGCTGCTGAGGATCAGACCTCAAGTTGGTCGACCATTGGTACTGGCATTCTACGCAATGTAGGTTGGTGTGCTGGCATCGCCGTCATGTTACTAGTGGCCCATAAATACATCTTAAATGCATAG